Proteins encoded by one window of Vidua chalybeata isolate OUT-0048 chromosome 8, bVidCha1 merged haplotype, whole genome shotgun sequence:
- the DCLRE1A gene encoding DNA cross-link repair 1A protein, with amino-acid sequence MSEDALLEEDIWEYKSIRKRKHRSNSQSISTPVQEVSVGKGRPKRKRNRKKNSTEKTSTPQKTKQSSRPGQDVDQCKEDSSEHSQESVGSLAEQSSQNAKPVHDGFCPSCQMPFSLLLVQTPQWHVYECLETPGPIEKECPDGLQCTSTIPSHYKRYSHFLLAANRAGEYLVNPLGTTVEMKMTCSTAAKPSWSPSYAEETSGNEKPSTEIKHVPNYDCASMVRNSPQIKSLNTISGSTSFFAGVEKPQQTLQLPQRADNHCKFEFFDFASSQESETGKHLCMEKDTSQPSLLQSGVDFNDCEISYSPLSTFEESEEEEEEKVKVSQNKLLEVQKSEEDSNSVFKTFDGLLLQRKPQYEHVKMENFITKKNPCEEENALKHLGPQQGVVASGSSFDCSYKEAEQPELISSAAKAGTTESEDAGACALDSAYMSFTGMSSLLDREDAGSLLTQKSNVLREPSNILTRTDKMTAGAIGKTVRQESLQTAVEKKGNLSTVAVCFPSPISSKSVPSLSLATMNTKSSPAKELKQMDIGVFFGLKPKAKEERKGEACLNEKKQIPASVSPNGKMPRQQKRKAEGSVEDVEAVTGSSSKNQAIADVRSGGQRRWRKKFKELPTTGEEPRKKHCPFYKKIPGTGFTVDAFQYGEIEGCTAYFLTHFHSDHYSGLTKNFRFPIYCNKITGNLVKSKLRVQEQYVHVLPMDTQCVVNGIKVLLLDANHCPGAAMILFYLPSGAVILHTGDFRADPSMERYPALMGQQVHTLYLDTTYCSPEYTFPAQQEVIQFAVNIAFETVTLNPRTLVVCGTYSIGKEKVFLAIAEVLGSKASMSRDKYKTLQCLESAAVNSLISVDWKGTLLHVLPMMQINFKGLQDHLNKFSENFDQVLAFKPTGWTYSDSCLSLEDIKPQTRGKITIYGIPYSEHSSYLEMKHFVQWLKPQKIIPTVNVGDWRDRSLMEMHFRDWMTEGNRHK; translated from the exons ATGTCTGAAGATGCTTTATTGGAAGAGGACATTTGGGAGTACAAATCCATTAGGAAGCGAAAGCATCGGAGTAATTCACAGAGCATCTCTACTCCTGTGCAGGAAGTAAGTGTTGGCAAAGGCAGgccaaaaagaaagagaaataggaaaaagaacTCCACAGAAAAAACTAGTACACCTCAGAAAACCAAGCAGAGCTCGCGGCCAGGTCAGGATGTGGATCAATGTAAAGAAGACAGTAGTGAGCACTCCCAGGAAAGTGTGGGTAGCCTGGCAGAACAGAGCTCACAAAACGCAAAGCCCGTTCACGATGGATTCTGTCCCAGCTGCCAGATGCCCTTCTCTTTGCTATTGGTCCAGACACCTCAGTGGCACGTCTATGAATGTTTGGAAACTCCAGGGCCCATTGAAAAAG AGTGTCCTGATGGTTTACAGTGCACCTCCACCATTCCATCTCACTACAAGCGTTACAGCCATTTTCTGCTTGCAGCAAACAGGGCAGGGGAGTATCTTGTAAACCCTTTGGGAACCACTGTGGAGATGAAGATGACATGTTCTACTGCTGCAAAGCCCAGCTGGTCCCCAAGTTATGCAGAGGAAACCTCAGGGAATGAGAAACCCTCTACTGAAATAAAGCACGTCCCAAATTATGACTGTGCATCAATGGTACGGAATTCACCGCAAATAAAGTCTCTAAATACAATTAGTGGAAGTACTTCCTTTTTTGCAGGTGTTGAAAAACCTCAGCAGACACTTCAGCTCCCACAGAGGGCAGATAATCATtgtaaatttgaattttttgatTTTGCGTCCTCTCAAGAAAGTGAAACAGGAAAACATCTGTGTATGGAGAAAGATACAAGTCAGCCAAGTCTGCTGCAGTCAGGAGTGGACTTCAATGACTGTGAAATTTCTTACTCACCACTAAGTACATTTGAGGAAagtgaagaggaagaggaggagaaagtaAAAGTATCACAGAATAAATTATTAGAAGTGCAGAAGTCAGAAGAAGACTCCaattctgtgtttaaaacattTGATGGACTTCTCTTACAGAGGAAGCCTCAGTATGAACatgtaaaaatggaaaatttcataactaaaaaaaatccctgtgaaGAGGAAAATGCACTGAAACATCTAGGTCCTCAGCAAGGGGTGGTGGCCAGTGGATCCTCTTTTGATTGTAGTTACAAGGAGGCTGAACAGCCAGAATTGATTTCCTCTGCTGCCAAAGCAGGAACCACAGAGTCAGAAGATGCTGGTGCTTGTGCTCTGGATTCTGCATACATGAGTTTTACTGGGATGTCATCACTGCTAGACAGAGAAGATGCTGGCTCTCTTCTGACACAGAAGAGTAATGTTTTGAGGGAGCCAAGTAACATTTTAACTCGTACAGACAAAATGACTGCCGGTGCAATTGGAAAAACAGTTCGCCAGGAGAGTTTGCAGACAGcagtggagaaaaaaggaaatcttaGTACAGTTGCTGTGTGCTTTCCCAGCCCCATCTCTTCTAAATCAGTGCCATCTCTTTCATTAGCAACTATGAACACAAAATCCAGTCCTGCCAAAGAACTTAAACAAATGGACATTGGTGTTTTCTTTGGGTTAAAACCCAAAGCAAAGGAGGAACGCAAAGGAGAGGCGTGTTTGAATGAGAAAAAGCAGATACCCGCTTCAGTATCTCCTAATGGAAAGATGCCTAGACAGCAAAAAAGGAAGGCTGAGGGGTCTGTGGAAGATGTGGAAGCAGTTACAGGAAGTTCAAGTAAAAATCAAGCCATTGCAGATGTACGTTCTGGTGGCCAACGaaggtggagaaaaaaatttaaagaattaCCTACTACAGGTGAAgaaccaagaaaaaaacactgccCCTTCTACAAGAAAATACCAG GAACTGGTTTTACAGTTGATGCCTTCCAGTATGGAGAAATTGAAGGCTGCACAGCTTATTTCCTTACTCATTTTCACTCTGACCACTACAGTGGACTAACAAAAAACTTCAGGTTTCCAATCTACTGTAATAAG ATAACTGGCAATCTGGTGAAGAGCAAGCTCCGAGTCCAGGAGCAGTATGTCCACGTGCTGCCCATGGACACGCAGTGTGTGGTCAATGGGATCAAGGTGCTGTTGCTCGATGCCAATCA ttgTCCAGGTGCAGCAATGATCCTTTTCTACCTGCCAAGTGGGGCTGTTATTCTGCACACTGGGGACTTCAGAGCAGACCCTTCCATGGAGCGCTACCCTGCTCTGATGGGCCAGCAAGTCCACACCCTGTACCTTGATACCAC ATACTGTAGCCCTGAGTACACTTTTCCTGCACAACAAGAGGTTATCCAGTTTGCTGTCAACATTGCCTTTGAGACAGTGACTTTAAACCCACGGACTCTTGTTGTCTGTGGCACTTACTccattggaaaagaaaaagtttttttag CAATTGCTGAAGTTCTGGGCTCAAAGGCAAGTATGTCCCGTGACAAGTACAAAACCCTGCAGTGCTTGGAGTCAGCAGCTGTCAATTCCCTCATCAGTGTGGACTGGAAGGGTACTTTGCTTCATGTTCTTCCCATgatgcaaattaattttaag ggcTTGCAAGATCACTTGAATAAGTTTTCTGAGAATTTTGATCAAGTTCTGGCTTTCAAACCTACGGGGTGGACCTACTCTGATTCATGCCTTTCTCTGGAGGATATCAAGCCTCagacaagaggaaaaatcaCTATATATG gaatTCCTTACAGTGAACACAGCAGTTACCTGGAAATGAAGCATTTCGTTCAGTGGTTGAAGCCACAGAAAATCATCCCCACTGTCAACGTTGGTGACTGGAGAGACAGAAGCTTGATGGAAATGCATTTTAGAGACTGGATGACCGAGGGCAATAggcataaataa